Proteins co-encoded in one Streptomyces roseochromogenus subsp. oscitans DS 12.976 genomic window:
- a CDS encoding ABC transporter ATP-binding protein — MTTTTASTPTAEDDELPGPHRAHEDGDVFDRDVLPAPPGATTALLRSLLAPLKARAAVTTLLLLLQQAAVQSGPLLVAYAIDNAVPAFRDHRYGPLIAVAVGCLLCALLSGGLQFAFIETSVRVSQDVLLDLRGRIFRHAQALSIDFHERYTSGRLISRSTTDVESLRELLNDGLQELVTVVLSFVYISVLLLWLDLGLGAVAAASFVPLYLLVRMYQRRAGRVFRERSTAIAAVIVKFVETMNGIRPVRAFRREAANDGEFAVLNRRLERTNGDALLEMARYVVGSRLVANTAVAGIVLWGAYRVATGSLELGVLAAAVLYLRRLYDPIDRLGMFLNSYQSAAASLEKIAGLLAQTPSVPEPSVPRELPPQKGDFPGREVVFDQVRFGYRTGGEVLPRLDLTLPAGQTVAVVGATGAGKSTLAKLLARFYDPSDGRVLLDGVDVRELAVPELRRGVVMVTQEAFLFSGTVADNIAIGRPDASREEIEQAAKAIGAHEFISALPDGYDTDVRKRGGRISAGQRQLVGFARALLADPAVLILDEATSSLDIPGERAVQRAMSTVLRGRTAVVIAHRLSTVEIADRVLVMEHGRIVEDGPPAELIAGTGRFADLHRAWRGSVSDQLSDPM, encoded by the coding sequence TTGACCACCACGACCGCCTCCACTCCCACCGCCGAGGACGACGAACTCCCCGGCCCGCACCGTGCGCACGAAGACGGCGACGTCTTCGACCGGGACGTACTGCCCGCCCCGCCCGGCGCCACCACCGCCCTGCTGCGCTCCCTGCTCGCGCCCCTGAAGGCCCGGGCCGCCGTCACCACGCTCCTCCTCCTGCTCCAGCAGGCGGCGGTCCAGTCGGGCCCGCTGCTGGTGGCGTACGCCATCGACAACGCCGTACCGGCGTTCCGGGACCACCGGTACGGCCCGCTGATCGCGGTGGCCGTCGGCTGTCTGCTGTGCGCGCTGCTCTCCGGGGGGCTGCAGTTCGCCTTCATCGAGACCTCCGTGCGGGTCAGCCAGGACGTGCTGCTCGATCTGCGGGGCCGGATCTTCCGGCACGCGCAGGCACTGAGCATCGACTTCCACGAGCGGTACACGTCCGGCCGGCTGATCTCCCGCTCCACCACCGACGTCGAGTCGCTGCGCGAGCTGCTCAACGACGGCCTGCAGGAGCTGGTGACCGTCGTGCTGTCCTTCGTCTACATCTCGGTGCTGCTGCTGTGGCTGGATCTCGGCCTCGGCGCGGTCGCGGCGGCCTCCTTCGTGCCGCTGTATCTGCTCGTCCGGATGTACCAGCGGCGGGCCGGACGGGTGTTCCGGGAGCGGTCCACGGCGATCGCGGCGGTGATCGTGAAGTTCGTGGAGACGATGAACGGCATCCGCCCGGTGCGCGCCTTCCGCCGGGAGGCCGCGAACGACGGCGAGTTCGCCGTCCTCAACCGGCGGCTGGAGCGTACGAACGGCGACGCCCTGCTGGAGATGGCCCGCTATGTGGTCGGCTCCCGGCTGGTGGCCAACACAGCGGTCGCGGGGATCGTGCTGTGGGGTGCCTACCGGGTGGCGACGGGCTCGCTGGAGCTGGGAGTCCTGGCGGCGGCGGTCCTGTATCTGCGCCGGCTGTACGACCCGATCGACCGGCTGGGGATGTTCCTGAACTCCTACCAGTCAGCCGCCGCCTCCCTGGAGAAGATCGCCGGGCTGCTGGCCCAGACGCCGTCCGTACCGGAACCGTCGGTGCCACGGGAACTCCCGCCGCAGAAGGGCGACTTCCCGGGCCGCGAGGTCGTCTTCGACCAGGTCCGGTTCGGCTACCGCACCGGCGGCGAGGTGCTGCCCCGCCTCGATCTGACCCTGCCGGCCGGGCAGACGGTCGCCGTGGTCGGGGCCACCGGCGCCGGCAAGTCCACCCTCGCCAAGCTCCTTGCCCGCTTCTACGACCCCTCCGACGGCCGGGTGCTGCTGGACGGGGTGGACGTCCGAGAGCTGGCCGTGCCGGAACTACGGCGCGGGGTGGTCATGGTGACCCAGGAGGCGTTCCTGTTCTCCGGCACGGTCGCGGACAACATCGCCATCGGCCGGCCCGACGCCTCCCGCGAGGAGATCGAACAGGCGGCGAAGGCGATCGGCGCGCACGAGTTCATCAGCGCCCTGCCCGACGGATACGACACCGACGTCCGCAAGCGCGGCGGCCGTATCTCGGCCGGCCAGCGTCAACTGGTCGGCTTCGCCCGCGCATTGCTCGCCGACCCGGCGGTACTGATCCTGGACGAGGCGACCAGCTCGCTGGACATCCCGGGCGAGCGGGCCGTGCAGCGGGCCATGTCGACGGTGCTGCGGGGCCGTACGGCGGTGGTGATCGCGCACCGGCTCTCGACGGTCGAGATCGCGGACCGGGTCCTGGTGATGGAGCACGGCCGCATCGTCGAAGACGGCCCCCCGGCCGAACTCATCGCCGGCACGGGCCGGTTCGCCGACCTGCACAGGGCATGGCGCGGCAGCGTCTCTGATCAGCTGAGCGATCCCATGTAA
- a CDS encoding ABC transporter ATP-binding protein: MATTRATTQDRSAVRTLLRLWPYVRPVRARLFTAACIAIVASCTGLVIPLVLKWIVDGPVAHRDPAGVWLGALYLLLLGSAEAVLFGVRRWLVARPLSHVEAEMRAGLYGRLQRLPVAFHDRWASGQLLSRGTTDLMLLRLFLAFPLTFLLVNGVTILVGVGIMLMQDWVLGLVVLGPAIPVIWTCAVFERRYAELARRAQDQVGDLTTVVEESVLGIRVIKGFGRHRSQARAFRALSVTLRDTELRKARMLATIWGVIVTLPELAIGAALVLGVVRVADAGLSAGTLVAFLSTALALRWPVDSIGFLLAMSQEAATATERYFEVMDEVPEEGPAGGGDAGPGSPGAAPGEARLPAATRGLRFEHVQFRYPDAPPGSPPLLHHIDLHIRPGESMALVGATGSGKTTLTALVPRLHEVTSGRITLDGVDIAALPRETLRAKVAVAFEEPTLFSASVGENVLMGAADDAGQADLDRALAVARADFAYALPQGTGTRVGEQGLSLSGGQRQRLALARAVVGRPEFLVLDDPLSALDVHTEAAVEDALRHVLAGTTALIVAHRPSTVLLADRVALLSGGQIAAVGTHQELLRTNAEYAHLMSAESGYSGCSGDTEDSR, from the coding sequence ATGGCCACGACACGTGCAACCACCCAGGACCGCTCGGCCGTTCGTACCCTGCTGCGGCTGTGGCCGTACGTCCGCCCCGTGCGGGCGCGGCTGTTCACGGCCGCGTGCATCGCGATCGTCGCCTCGTGCACCGGGCTGGTGATCCCGCTCGTCCTGAAGTGGATCGTGGACGGCCCGGTCGCCCACCGCGACCCGGCGGGCGTGTGGCTCGGCGCGCTGTATCTGCTCCTCCTCGGGAGCGCCGAGGCGGTCCTGTTCGGTGTACGGCGCTGGCTGGTGGCCCGTCCGCTGTCGCACGTCGAGGCGGAGATGCGGGCAGGTCTCTACGGCCGTCTGCAGCGGCTGCCCGTCGCCTTCCACGACCGCTGGGCCTCGGGCCAGTTGCTGTCCCGGGGCACCACCGATCTGATGCTGCTTCGTCTGTTCCTCGCGTTCCCGCTGACGTTCCTGCTGGTCAACGGCGTCACGATCCTCGTCGGCGTAGGCATCATGCTGATGCAGGACTGGGTGCTGGGGCTGGTCGTCCTCGGTCCCGCGATCCCCGTGATATGGACCTGCGCGGTCTTCGAGCGGCGGTACGCCGAGCTGGCGCGGCGCGCACAGGACCAGGTCGGCGACCTGACGACGGTGGTCGAGGAGAGCGTGCTCGGCATCCGCGTCATCAAGGGCTTCGGGCGGCACCGCAGCCAGGCGCGAGCGTTCCGCGCCCTGTCCGTCACCCTGCGCGACACCGAGCTGCGCAAGGCGCGGATGCTCGCCACGATCTGGGGTGTCATCGTGACCCTGCCGGAGCTGGCCATCGGGGCGGCGCTGGTGCTGGGCGTCGTGAGGGTGGCCGACGCGGGGTTGTCGGCGGGCACGCTGGTCGCCTTTCTCAGTACGGCACTCGCGCTGCGCTGGCCGGTGGACTCGATCGGCTTCCTGCTGGCGATGAGTCAGGAGGCGGCTACGGCCACGGAGCGGTACTTCGAGGTGATGGACGAGGTACCGGAGGAGGGGCCGGCCGGGGGTGGGGACGCCGGCCCGGGCTCGCCGGGTGCGGCACCGGGGGAGGCACGGCTGCCCGCAGCCACGCGGGGACTCCGCTTCGAGCACGTCCAGTTCCGCTACCCCGACGCACCCCCCGGCTCCCCGCCCCTGCTCCACCACATAGACCTCCACATACGCCCCGGCGAGTCCATGGCCCTGGTCGGTGCAACCGGCAGTGGGAAGACCACCCTCACCGCCCTCGTCCCGCGCCTGCACGAGGTCACCTCAGGACGCATCACCCTCGACGGAGTCGACATAGCCGCCCTGCCCCGCGAGACGCTGCGCGCCAAGGTGGCCGTCGCCTTCGAGGAACCCACCCTGTTCTCCGCGAGCGTCGGCGAGAACGTCCTCATGGGCGCCGCGGACGACGCCGGACAGGCGGACCTCGACCGCGCACTCGCCGTGGCCCGGGCCGACTTCGCGTACGCCCTCCCCCAGGGCACCGGCACCCGCGTCGGCGAACAGGGCCTCAGCCTCTCCGGCGGCCAGCGGCAGCGCCTCGCGCTGGCCCGCGCGGTGGTCGGCAGACCGGAGTTCCTGGTGCTGGACGACCCCCTCTCCGCCCTGGACGTGCACACGGAGGCCGCCGTGGAGGACGCGCTGCGCCACGTCCTCGCCGGCACCACCGCGCTGATCGTGGCCCACCGGCCGTCCACGGTGCTGCTCGCCGACCGGGTCGCCCTGCTCTCGGGCGGCCAGATCGCGGCCGTCGGCACGCACCAGGAACTGCTGCGCACCAACGCCGAGTACGCGCATCTGATGTCCGCAGAATCCGGGTACTCCGGGTGCTCCGGGGATACGGAGGACTCCCGTTGA
- a CDS encoding response regulator — MTAETLISLLIVDDHPVVRDGLRGMFESAPGFRVLGEAANGVEAVARATALDPDVILMDLRMPGGSGVDAIRELTRLGVRARILVLTTYDTDSDTLPAIEAGATGYLLKDAPRDELFTAVRAAAEGRTVLSPAVASRLVHAVRTPRQPGNEPLSGREREVLALVAKGTSNREIARELFISEATVKTHLTHLYTKLGVNDRAAAVAVGYDRGILG, encoded by the coding sequence ATGACCGCTGAGACTCTGATTTCCCTGCTGATCGTGGACGACCACCCGGTGGTCCGCGACGGCCTGCGCGGCATGTTCGAGTCGGCTCCGGGCTTCCGGGTGCTCGGGGAGGCCGCGAACGGCGTGGAGGCGGTGGCCCGGGCCACGGCCCTTGACCCGGACGTGATCCTGATGGACCTGCGGATGCCGGGCGGCTCGGGCGTGGACGCGATCCGCGAACTGACTCGTCTCGGTGTCCGCGCGAGGATCCTGGTTCTGACCACCTACGACACCGACTCCGACACCCTGCCCGCGATCGAGGCGGGCGCCACGGGCTATCTGTTGAAGGACGCCCCACGCGACGAGCTGTTCACCGCCGTCCGCGCCGCCGCCGAGGGCCGTACGGTCCTCTCCCCCGCCGTCGCCTCCCGCCTGGTCCACGCGGTCCGCACGCCCCGACAGCCCGGCAACGAACCCCTCTCCGGCCGTGAACGCGAGGTCCTGGCCCTGGTCGCGAAGGGCACCTCGAACCGCGAGATCGCTCGCGAACTCTTCATCAGCGAGGCGACGGTGAAAACCCACCTCACCCACCTGTACACCAAGCTCGGCGTCAACGACCGTGCGGCGGCGGTGGCGGTGGGGTACGACCGGGGGATCCTGGGCTGA
- a CDS encoding glycosyltransferase family 39 protein, with amino-acid sequence MTATLPRIHPPTAPRSPVPRLRTAARRHGPVLALFGALKLTGFLSFLYLLSSAGDYRAKDPRFGGGAHPMDVLGTWDGWWYQQIALHGYDPQLVPVPGATGLITLEGNSAAFFPLYPALMRMVMAVTGLGPYGAGLLVSITASFAAALGIYAIAERFGGRRAGLAAAGLWAVWPGSGVEWAVYSDSLYVALAAWTCYTVMTRRWLTAGVLAFTAGLNRPTAAALIAGLGIAALLSLRRSEDGVLRPLLAAALAPLGLFGYLLWVGNRMGDLGGYFKLQSGAWAHEFDYGRQTLDVLTSVPVGRFGDYLFAYPFADVIGVGVVLLAFALLPLLLRLRPPAILVVHTVLTLALVLGSQQIFANVSRYLLPCFPLFLPLAAALRRLSLPVQCTLLGIAALASGSYAGYALFELGVP; translated from the coding sequence ATGACCGCGACGCTGCCCCGCATCCATCCGCCGACAGCACCGCGGTCGCCTGTCCCCCGGCTGCGGACGGCCGCCCGCCGGCACGGCCCGGTGCTCGCGCTGTTCGGCGCGCTCAAGCTGACCGGTTTCCTGTCCTTCCTGTATCTGCTGTCCTCGGCCGGGGACTATCGCGCCAAGGACCCCCGGTTCGGCGGCGGAGCGCACCCCATGGACGTGCTGGGGACCTGGGACGGCTGGTGGTACCAGCAGATCGCCCTGCACGGCTACGACCCGCAGCTCGTCCCGGTCCCCGGCGCCACCGGCCTGATCACTCTGGAGGGCAACTCGGCGGCGTTCTTCCCGCTGTACCCGGCCCTGATGCGGATGGTCATGGCCGTCACCGGCCTCGGCCCGTACGGCGCGGGCCTGCTGGTGTCGATCACCGCCTCCTTCGCCGCCGCCCTCGGCATCTACGCGATCGCCGAGCGGTTCGGCGGCCGGCGGGCCGGGCTCGCCGCGGCCGGGCTGTGGGCGGTATGGCCGGGCTCTGGCGTGGAGTGGGCGGTCTACTCCGACTCCCTCTACGTGGCCCTGGCCGCCTGGACCTGCTACACCGTCATGACCCGCCGCTGGCTCACCGCCGGCGTCCTCGCCTTCACCGCCGGCCTCAACCGCCCCACGGCGGCCGCGCTGATCGCCGGACTCGGCATCGCCGCACTGCTGTCACTGCGCCGCAGCGAGGACGGCGTCCTGCGCCCGCTGCTGGCCGCGGCGCTGGCCCCCCTGGGCCTGTTCGGCTACCTGCTCTGGGTCGGCAACCGCATGGGCGACCTGGGCGGCTACTTCAAGCTCCAGTCGGGCGCCTGGGCCCACGAGTTCGACTACGGCAGACAGACCCTGGACGTGCTGACGTCCGTACCGGTGGGCCGCTTCGGCGACTACCTGTTCGCCTACCCCTTCGCGGACGTCATCGGCGTCGGTGTGGTCCTGCTGGCCTTCGCCCTGCTGCCGCTGCTCCTGCGGCTGCGCCCGCCGGCGATCCTGGTGGTGCACACGGTCCTCACGCTCGCCCTGGTCCTCGGCAGCCAGCAGATCTTCGCGAACGTCTCCCGCTATCTGCTGCCCTGCTTCCCGCTGTTCCTGCCGCTCGCGGCCGCTCTGCGCCGGCTGAGCCTGCCCGTGCAGTGCACGCTGCTCGGCATCGCGGCCCTCGCTTCCGGGTCGTACGCGGGATACGCCCTGTTCGAGCTGGGGGTGCCGTGA
- a CDS encoding ABC transporter permease: MNTAVLRTEFRLFRREPAAVFWIFLFPTLLLAILGSIPSFREVDKSMGGLRPIDAYVPVAVLIALIMSGVQSLPQALTGYRERGILRRMSATPVRPSALLAAQMLVQGVVALASALLALVVGRIAFDVRLPRQPAGYLLALLLAAAAALALGNLVSALSRTTKIAGAIGTAVFFPMMFCAGVWLPVQSMPHGLARVVQLTPFGAAARALNEAASGHWPGWAHLGVLALWTVLLTAGAARWFRWE; encoded by the coding sequence ATGAACACCGCCGTGCTGCGCACCGAGTTCCGCCTGTTCCGCCGCGAACCCGCGGCCGTCTTCTGGATCTTCCTGTTCCCGACGCTGCTGCTGGCGATCCTCGGCTCGATCCCCTCCTTCCGCGAGGTCGACAAGTCGATGGGCGGGCTGCGGCCGATCGACGCCTATGTGCCGGTGGCCGTGCTGATCGCCCTGATCATGTCGGGGGTGCAGTCGCTGCCGCAGGCCCTGACCGGCTACCGGGAGCGGGGCATCCTGCGCCGGATGTCCGCCACTCCGGTACGGCCCTCCGCTCTGCTGGCGGCACAGATGCTCGTGCAGGGTGTGGTCGCGCTGGCCTCGGCGCTGCTCGCGCTCGTGGTCGGCCGTATCGCCTTCGACGTACGGCTGCCCCGGCAGCCGGCCGGCTACCTGCTCGCGCTGCTGCTCGCGGCGGCGGCCGCGCTCGCCCTCGGCAACCTCGTCTCGGCGCTGTCCCGGACCACGAAGATCGCGGGCGCGATCGGAACGGCGGTGTTCTTCCCGATGATGTTCTGCGCGGGAGTCTGGCTGCCGGTCCAGTCCATGCCGCACGGCCTGGCCCGGGTGGTGCAGCTGACCCCGTTCGGCGCGGCGGCCCGCGCTCTGAACGAGGCGGCCTCGGGACACTGGCCCGGCTGGGCGCACCTGGGCGTGCTCGCGCTGTGGACGGTGCTGCTGACGGCCGGTGCCGCCCGCTGGTTCCGCTGGGAGTGA
- a CDS encoding ABC transporter ATP-binding protein, protein MIDAYEEPGTPDTRGGWRYLWWLVLCQPGRAAAGAVLGSVWMVLLAAQPYLMARAVDGGLVPGRLGVLAGWTGVMFVLGSVNAWLSIMRHRTMTRVRMDANFRTVKVVMGHVVRLGAALPRRAGAGEVVTIGVGDVQTIAQALTVVGPGTGSAVVYVVVAGLLMAVSAPLAVVVLLGLPVIALVTGPLTVRLQGAESAYRERQGVLTARIGDLAGGLRVLNGLGGKGLFADAFRKDSQRLRAQGYRVGAVASWVQALGVGLPTLFLAVVTWLAARLAAEHSISIGQLVSVYGYVAVLIGPVAFFVEATYEMNRGVVAARRVVRLLRLEPEPDEGTRPAPEGPAELHDPASGVRVVPGRLTALAAARPVEAAAVVDRLGRFGPTEATWGAVRLDEVPLTDVRRRILVADNEADLFAGPLREVVAAGHPAGEAELRRALYAAAAEDVVRGLPDGPDSAVAGQGRSLSGGQRQRVRLVRALLADPEVLLAVEPTSALDAHTEAAVAGRLQEARVGRTTLVTSTSPLVLDRADTVVFLVDGKVAASGTHRRLLTAEPGYRALVARDTEQDSGRDSEQDSGRDAEGAVR, encoded by the coding sequence ATGATCGACGCGTATGAGGAACCGGGGACGCCCGATACCCGTGGCGGCTGGCGTTATCTGTGGTGGCTGGTGCTGTGTCAGCCGGGCCGGGCGGCGGCCGGGGCGGTGCTGGGCAGTGTGTGGATGGTGCTGCTGGCCGCACAGCCGTATCTGATGGCGCGGGCCGTGGACGGCGGGCTGGTGCCGGGGCGGCTGGGGGTGCTGGCCGGGTGGACCGGGGTGATGTTCGTGCTCGGGTCGGTCAACGCCTGGTTGAGCATCATGCGGCACCGCACGATGACCCGGGTCCGGATGGACGCCAACTTCCGTACGGTGAAGGTGGTCATGGGGCATGTGGTACGGCTCGGGGCCGCGCTGCCGCGCCGGGCGGGGGCCGGTGAGGTGGTGACGATCGGCGTCGGCGATGTACAGACCATCGCGCAGGCGCTGACCGTGGTGGGTCCGGGCACCGGCTCGGCCGTGGTCTATGTGGTGGTGGCCGGGCTGCTGATGGCGGTCTCGGCGCCGCTCGCCGTCGTCGTACTGCTCGGACTGCCGGTGATCGCGCTGGTCACCGGGCCGCTGACGGTACGGCTGCAGGGCGCCGAGAGCGCGTACCGGGAGCGGCAGGGTGTGCTCACCGCCCGCATCGGCGACCTCGCGGGCGGGCTGCGCGTCCTCAACGGGCTCGGCGGAAAAGGGCTGTTCGCGGACGCCTTCCGCAAGGACTCGCAGCGGCTGCGGGCGCAGGGCTACCGGGTGGGCGCGGTGGCCAGCTGGGTGCAGGCGCTCGGCGTGGGCCTGCCCACCCTGTTTCTGGCCGTGGTGACCTGGCTCGCCGCCCGGCTCGCCGCCGAACACTCCATCAGTATCGGCCAGTTGGTGTCGGTGTACGGCTATGTGGCGGTGCTGATCGGGCCGGTGGCCTTCTTCGTGGAGGCGACCTACGAGATGAACCGGGGCGTGGTGGCCGCGCGCCGGGTCGTACGGCTGCTGCGGCTGGAGCCGGAGCCGGACGAGGGCACGCGGCCGGCGCCCGAGGGACCGGCCGAGCTGCACGATCCGGCGTCCGGGGTGCGGGTGGTGCCGGGCCGGCTGACCGCGCTGGCCGCCGCACGGCCCGTCGAGGCCGCCGCCGTGGTCGACCGGCTCGGCCGGTTCGGGCCGACCGAGGCCACCTGGGGTGCGGTACGGCTCGACGAGGTCCCCCTCACCGACGTACGACGGAGGATCCTGGTCGCGGACAACGAGGCCGACCTGTTCGCCGGGCCGCTGCGGGAGGTCGTGGCGGCCGGGCATCCGGCCGGGGAGGCGGAGTTGCGCCGGGCGCTGTACGCGGCCGCCGCCGAGGACGTCGTACGCGGGCTGCCGGACGGGCCGGACTCGGCGGTGGCCGGGCAGGGCCGGAGCCTCTCGGGCGGGCAGCGGCAACGGGTGCGGCTGGTCCGGGCGTTGCTCGCCGATCCCGAGGTGCTGCTCGCCGTGGAGCCGACCTCGGCGCTGGACGCGCACACGGAGGCGGCGGTCGCGGGCCGGCTGCAGGAGGCGCGGGTGGGCCGTACGACGCTGGTGACGTCCACCTCGCCGCTGGTGCTGGACCGCGCGGACACGGTCGTGTTCCTGGTCGACGGAAAGGTCGCGGCGAGCGGCACCCACCGGCGACTGCTGACGGCGGAGCCGGGCTATCGCGCGCTCGTCGCCCGGGACACAGAACAGGACTCGGGGCGGGACTCGGAACAGGACTCGGGGCGGGACGCGGAAGGAGCCGTACGGTGA
- a CDS encoding sensor histidine kinase produces MTNPVEPSRRVGFDTWGPHALLAVAVVTAAGAAHAVGMTRDAMYAAGALAAAAVPLQLCLGLARRNTPGPNRTSAVLYFLRWALGFVLAWLNPFFAFYAVAGYYSADRHLPRRLVMPGLVLTAITMAGSQIGGLPPHGPVSWTGFFVVFAANVGMVTLFTRFARQEQALTQGQADTIAELERTNTALQEALEENAALHAQLLVQAREAGVADERRRLAAEIHDTIAQGLTGIIAQLQVVANAPDLDTARTHLERASSLARHSLGEARRSVHNLAPVALAADGLPEALKKTVTDWGERTGARADFTVTGTTEHLHEEVSATLLRISQEALSNAARHARPTRVGVTLSFMGDEVTLDIRDDGTGFDPAAVPERTHAGGFGLGGMRARAERIAGSLTVESEPGQGTAVSARVPLVRDDR; encoded by the coding sequence ATGACGAACCCCGTGGAACCCTCGCGCAGGGTCGGCTTCGACACCTGGGGACCCCACGCGCTGCTCGCCGTGGCTGTCGTGACGGCGGCGGGCGCGGCCCACGCGGTCGGCATGACACGGGATGCGATGTACGCGGCCGGCGCGCTGGCGGCCGCCGCCGTGCCGCTCCAGCTGTGCCTGGGGCTGGCGCGGCGGAACACACCGGGACCGAACCGTACGAGCGCGGTGCTGTACTTCCTGCGCTGGGCACTCGGCTTCGTGCTCGCCTGGCTGAACCCGTTCTTCGCCTTCTACGCCGTCGCCGGCTACTACAGCGCCGACCGGCATCTGCCCCGCCGGCTGGTCATGCCGGGGCTCGTCCTGACCGCGATCACCATGGCCGGCAGCCAGATCGGCGGTCTGCCGCCGCATGGTCCGGTGTCGTGGACGGGCTTCTTCGTGGTCTTCGCGGCCAACGTCGGAATGGTCACCCTGTTCACCCGGTTCGCCCGGCAGGAGCAGGCCCTCACCCAGGGGCAGGCCGACACCATCGCCGAACTGGAGCGCACCAACACGGCGTTGCAGGAGGCCCTGGAAGAGAACGCGGCCCTGCACGCCCAGCTTCTCGTCCAGGCGCGGGAGGCGGGCGTGGCCGACGAGCGCCGCCGGCTCGCCGCCGAGATCCACGACACCATCGCGCAGGGCCTGACCGGGATCATCGCCCAGCTCCAGGTCGTCGCGAACGCCCCCGACCTGGACACCGCCCGCACCCATCTGGAGCGCGCCTCTTCCCTGGCCCGGCACAGCCTCGGCGAGGCCCGCCGCTCGGTGCACAACCTCGCTCCGGTCGCCCTGGCCGCCGACGGGCTGCCGGAGGCGCTGAAGAAGACGGTCACCGATTGGGGCGAACGCACCGGCGCCCGCGCCGACTTCACGGTCACCGGCACCACCGAGCACCTGCACGAAGAGGTCTCGGCAACCCTCCTCCGCATCTCCCAGGAGGCCCTGTCCAACGCGGCCCGGCACGCCCGCCCGACCCGCGTCGGAGTGACCCTGTCCTTCATGGGCGACGAGGTCACGCTGGACATCCGCGACGACGGCACCGGCTTCGACCCGGCCGCCGTACCGGAGCGCACCCACGCCGGCGGCTTCGGCCTGGGCGGTATGCGGGCCCGCGCCGAGCGCATCGCGGGCTCCCTCACGGTCGAGTCGGAACCGGGGCAGGGCACGGCGGTGTCGGCTCGCGTACCGTTGGTGCGCGATGACCGCTGA
- a CDS encoding ABC transporter ATP-binding protein, which translates to MPSVIEVTDLRKAYGGRAVVDGVSFAVEEGEIFGILGPNGAGKTTTVECVEGLRAPDGGRIRVAGHDPVADHDEVARILGAQLQQSELQAKLTVREALELYAAFHPNPADWRPLAERLGLTAKLGTRFGKLSGGQQQRLFIALALIGGPRVVVLDELTTGLDPRARRATWQLIEDVRASGVTVLLVTHFMEEAQRLCDRIAVIDKGRIAALDTPAGLIQRSAGATVVSFTPSAPLDERELYGLPALASVEQKDGRITLTGTDETVNAVISLLARHHITARQLRVTDATLDDAFLDLTEGHTKEAAA; encoded by the coding sequence ATGCCATCCGTCATCGAAGTCACCGATCTGCGCAAGGCCTACGGCGGCCGGGCCGTCGTCGACGGCGTCTCCTTCGCCGTCGAGGAGGGCGAGATCTTCGGGATCCTCGGCCCGAACGGCGCCGGCAAGACCACCACCGTGGAGTGCGTCGAGGGGCTGCGGGCCCCCGACGGCGGCCGGATCCGGGTCGCCGGTCACGACCCGGTCGCCGACCACGACGAGGTCGCGAGGATCCTCGGCGCCCAGCTGCAGCAGAGCGAACTCCAGGCCAAGCTCACCGTGCGCGAGGCGCTGGAGCTGTACGCCGCCTTCCACCCGAACCCGGCCGACTGGCGGCCGCTGGCCGAACGCCTCGGCCTCACCGCGAAGCTCGGCACCCGGTTCGGCAAGCTGTCGGGCGGGCAGCAGCAGCGCCTGTTCATCGCGCTGGCGCTCATCGGCGGTCCCCGGGTGGTGGTGCTGGACGAGCTGACCACCGGGCTCGACCCGCGCGCCCGCCGTGCCACCTGGCAGCTCATCGAGGACGTCCGGGCGAGCGGTGTCACCGTGCTGCTCGTCACGCACTTCATGGAGGAGGCGCAGCGGCTCTGCGACCGTATCGCGGTCATCGACAAGGGGCGGATCGCGGCGCTGGACACCCCGGCCGGTCTCATCCAGCGCTCCGCCGGCGCCACGGTCGTGTCCTTCACGCCGTCCGCGCCTTTGGACGAGCGGGAGTTGTACGGGCTGCCCGCGCTCGCCTCGGTCGAGCAGAAGGACGGGCGGATCACCCTCACCGGCACCGACGAGACGGTCAACGCCGTCATCTCGCTGCTCGCCCGCCACCACATCACCGCCCGCCAGCTGCGCGTCACCGACGCCACCCTGGACGACGCGTTCCTCGACCTGACCGAAGGCCACACCAAGGAGGCAGCGGCATGA